A genomic window from Cricetulus griseus strain 17A/GY chromosome 4, alternate assembly CriGri-PICRH-1.0, whole genome shotgun sequence includes:
- the Zbtb11 gene encoding zinc finger and BTB domain-containing protein 11 isoform X2: MSSEESYRAILRYLTNEREPYAPGTEGNVKRKIRKAAACYVVRGGTLYYQRRQRHRKTFAELEVVLQPERRQGLIEAAHLGPGGTHHTRHQTWHDLSKTYWWRGILKQVKDYIKQCSKCQEKLDRSRPISDASEMLEELGLDLESGEESNESEDDLSNFTSPPTTASKSSKKKPVSKHELVFVDTKGVVKRSSPKHCQAVLKQLNEQRLSNQFCDVTLLIEGEEYKAHKSVLSANSEYFRDLFIEKGAVSSHEAVVDLSGFCKSSFLPLLEFAYTSVLSFDFCSMADVAVLARHLFMSEVLEICESVHKLMEEKQLTVYKKGEVQTVAATQDLPAHNGTTEPTVTRNEATTTLSSELGHCEIVLLVNGELPETEQNGEPAQQPVAPVSPEAEASVSPVECITDPHSEMETASLATNTNQTEIETAIIGEDGPVANVHPNISKENVISISQEDSDMGNNTLPEDIGAKDFPDHSQSPDQPLKEQETLIEATEKTDSGPEDDTYRSRLRQRSVNEGGYIRLHKGMEKKLQKRKAISKSAVQQVAQKLVQRGKKMKQPKRDAKENPEETSHKCGECGMIFQRRYAFIMHTLKHERARDYKCPLCKKQFQYSASLRAHLIRHTRKDAPTSSSSNSTSNEASGASSEKGRTKREFICSICGRTLPKLYSLRIHMLKHTGVKPHACQVCGKTFIYKHGLKLHQSLHQSQKQFQCELCVKSFVTKRSLQEHMSIHTGESKYFCSVCGKSFHRGSGLSKHLKKHQPKPEVRGYHCTQCEKSFFEARDLRQHMNKHLGVKPFQCQFCDKCYSWKKDWYSHVKSHSVTEPYRCNICGKEFYEKALFRRHVKKATHGKKGRAKQNLERVCDQCGRKFTQLREYRRHMNNHEGVKPFECLTCGVAWADARSLKRHVRTHTGERPYVCPVCSEAYIDARTLRKHMTKFHRDYVPCKIMLEKDTLQFHNQGTQVEHAVSILTADMQEQESTGPQELETVVVTGETMEVLEAVAATEECPSVSTLSDQSIMQVVNYVLAQQQGQKLSEVAEAIQTVEVEVAHMPEAEQVIGHEKRVLLLNTVDGKFLLDNIGL; the protein is encoded by the exons ATGTCAAGCGAGGAAAGCTATCGGGCCATCCTGCGCTATTTGACGAACGAACGTGAGCCTTATGCACCGGGCACCGAGGGCAATGTCAAGCGTAAAATCCGCAAGGCCGCCGCCTGCTACGTGGTGCGCGGCGGGACTCTGTACTACCAGCGGCGCCAGCGGCACCGCAAGACCTTTGCGGAGCTGGAAGTCGTGCTGCAGCCGGAGCGGCGCCAGGGCCTCATAGAGGCGGCACACCTGGGCCCCGGAGGCACTCACCACACCCGGCATCAGACCTGGCACGACCTGTCCAAGACGTACTGGTGGCGAG GTATACTAAAGCAAGTTAAAGACTATATAAAGCAGtgtagcaagtgccaggagaagCTTGATCGCTCCCGTCCCATATCAGATGCTTCAGAAATGTTGGAAGAATTGGGATTGGACCTTGAATCTGGAGAAGAAAGTAATGAATCAGAGGATGACCTGAGCAACTTCACTTCACCTCCAACCACAGCCTCCAAGTCTTCAAAAAAGAAGCCAGTGTCTAAACATGAACTTGTATTT GTTGACACCAAAGGAGTGGTTAAACGTTCTTCTCCAAAACATTGCCAGGCAGTTTTGAAACAGCTAAATGAACAGAGACTTTCCAACCAGTTCTGTGACGTTACCTTGTTAATTGAAGGAGAAGAGTACAAAGCTCATAAGTCTGTCCTGTCAGCAAACAGTGAATATTTTCGAGATCTTTTTATTGAGAAGGGAGCTGTTTCTAGTCATGAAGCAGTCGTGGATCTTTCTG GCTTTTGTAAATCAAGCTTCCTTCCTTTGCTGGAATTTGCCTATACCTCTGTACTAAGTTTTGACTTTTGTAGCATGGCTGATGTAGCTGTCTTAGCTCGCCATCTTTTTATGTCAGAAGTTTTAGAAATCTGTGAAAGTGTACATAAACTAATGGAAGAAAAGCAACTCACAGTGTATAAGAAAGGTGAAGTACAAACGGTCGCAGCTACTCAGGACTTACCAGCACACAATGGAACTACAGAACCAACAGTGACTAGGAATGAAGCAACCACAACTTTGTCAAGTGAGCTTGGGCATTGTGAAATTGTACTGCTGGTGAATGGAGAATTGCCAGAAACAGAACAGAATGGGGAGCCAGCACAGCAACCTGTGGCTCCAGTTTCTCCAGAGGCTGAAGCTAGTGTGTCCCCTGTAGAGTGTATAACTGATCCCCATTCTGAAATGGAAACTGCTAGCTTAGCAACAAATACCAATCAAACAGAGATAGAGACTGCAATCATCGGAGAAGATGGCCCAGTTGCTAATGTTCATCCTAATATTTCAAAAGAGAATGTAATCAGTATTTCTCAAGAGGACAGTGATATGGGAAATAACACATTGCCTGAGGACATCGGTGCCAAAGACTTCCCAGATCATAGTCAGAGCCCTGACCAACCTTTAAAAGAGCAGGAAACTCTAATTGAAGCCACAGAAAAGACAGACTCAGGCCCAGAAGATGATACTTACAGAAGTAGGCTTAGGCAGCGATCTGTTAATGAAGGTGGCTACATTAGACTACACAAAGGCATGGAGAAAAAGTTACAGAAGCGGAAAGCCATTTCTAAGTCGGCAGTTCAACAG GTGGCCCAGAAATTAgttcaaagggggaaaaagatgAAACAACCCAAAAGGGATGCTAAGGAGAACCCTGAAGAAACATCTCATAAATGTGGGGAGTGTGGAATGATTTTTCAAAGACGGTATGCCTTTATAATGCATACATTGAAACATGAAAGAGCTAGAGATTACAAATGTCCG ctatGTAAAAAACAGTTTCAGTATAGTGCCTCATTACGAGCACACCTTATTCGACATACGAGAAAAGATGCACCCACTTCATCTTCATCCAATTCCACATCTAATGAGGCATCAGGAGCATCATCTGAGAAGGGAAGAACCAAAAGAGAATTTATATGCTCTATATGTGGAAGGACATTACCTAAATTATACTCTCTCCGAATACATATGCTAAAGCACACAGGTGTAAAGCCACATGCCTGCCAG GTCTGTGGAAAAACTTTCATCTATAAGCATGGTCTAAAATTGCATCAAAGTCTCCATCAATCACAAAAGCAGTTCCAGTGTGAACTGTGTGTCAAGTCATTTGTTACCAAACGGAGTCTTCAGGAACATATGAGTATTCACACag GAGAGTCCAAGTACTTTTGCTCAGTTTGTGGAAAGTCTTTTCACAGGGGCTCCGGACTTAGCAAGCACCTTAAGAAGCACCAGCCAAAGCCTGAAGTTCGAGGCTATCATTGTACACA ATGTGAAAAGAGTTTCTTTGAAGCTAGAGACCTTCGCCAGCATATGAATAAACATCTTGGTGTGAAGCCATTTCAGTGCCAATTTTGTGACAAGTGCTACAGTTGGAAGAAAGATTGGTATTCCCATGTGAAGTCCCACTCGGTCACGGAGCCATACAG GTGTAATATATGCGGCAAAGAATTTTATGAAAAAGCTTTATTCAGAAGACATGTAAAGAAAGCCACccatgggaagaaaggaagagcaaAGCAAAACCTGGAACGGGTGTGCGATCAGTGTGGAAGAAAATTCACTCAGCTGAGAGAATATAGGAGACACATGAACAACCATGAAG gagtTAAGCCCTTCGAATGCTTAACATGTGGAGTAGCTTGGGCTGATGCCAGATCACTAAAACGGCATGTCAGAACACATACTGGTGAACGGCCctatgtgtgtcctgtgtgtagTGAAGCTTACATAGATGCTCGAACACTTCGTAAGCATATGACTAAATTCCACAGAGACTATGTGCCTTGCAAAATCATGCTGGAGAAAGACACTCTGCAGTTTCATAACCAAGGAACTCAAGTGGAACATGCTGTCAGCATCTTAACTGCAGACATGCAAGAACAAGAAAGCACTGGGCCTCAAGAGCTTGAGACTGTGGTGGTGACAGGAGAAACCATGGAAGTTCTTGAAGCGGTCGCAGCTACTGAAGAGTGTCCATCAGTATCTACGCTCTCTGACCAAAGTATTATGCAAGTGGTTAACTATGTGCTGGCACAGCAGCAAGGGCAGAAGCTGTCTGAGGTTGCAGAAGCCATTCAGACTGTTGAAGTCGAAGTGGCACATATGCCGGAAGCAGA GCAAGTAATTGGCCATGAGAAAAGAGTACTGTTATTAAACACTGTTGATGGGAAGTTTCTGCTTGATAACATTGgactataa
- the Zbtb11 gene encoding zinc finger and BTB domain-containing protein 11 isoform X3, which translates to MSSEESYRAILRYLTNEREPYAPGTEGNVKRKIRKAAACYVVRGGTLYYQRRQRHRKTFAELEVVLQPERRQGLIEAAHLGPGGTHHTRHQTWHDLSKTYWWRGILKQVKDYIKQCSKCQEKLDRSRPISDASEMLEELGLDLESGEESNESEDDLSNFTSPPTTASKSSKKKPVSKHELVFVDTKGVVKRSSPKHCQAVLKQLNEQRLSNQFCDVTLLIEGEEYKAHKSVLSANSEYFRDLFIEKGAVSSHEAVVDLSGFCKSSFLPLLEFAYTSVLSFDFCSMADVAVLARHLFMSEVLEICESVHKLMEEKQLTVYKKGEVQTVAATQDLPAHNGTTEPTVTRNEATTTLSSELGHCEIVLLVNGELPETEQNGEPAQQPVAPVSPEAEASVSPVECITDPHSEMETASLATNTNQTEIETAIIGEDGPVANVHPNISKENVISISQEDSDMGNNTLPEDIGAKDFPDHSQSPDQPLKEQETLIEATEKTDSGPEDDTYRSRLRQRSVNEGGYIRLHKGMEKKLQKRKAISKSAVQQVAQKLVQRGKKMKQPKRDAKENPEETSHKCGECGMIFQRRYAFIMHTLKHERARDYKCPLCKKQFQYSASLRAHLIRHTRKDAPTSSSSNSTSNEASGASSEKGRTKREFICSICGRTLPKLYSLRIHMLKHTGVKPHACQVCGKTFIYKHGLKLHQSLHQSQKQFQCELCVKSFVTKRSLQEHMSIHTGESKYFCSVCGKSFHRGSGLSKHLKKHQPKPEVRGYHCTQCEKSFFEARDLRQHMNKHLGVKPFQCQFCDKCYSWKKDWYSHVKSHSVTEPYRCNICGKEFYEKALFRRHVKKATHGKKGRAKQNLERVCDQCGRKFTQLREYRRHMNNHEGVKPFECLTCGVAWADARSLKRHVRTHTGERPYVCPVCSEAYIDARTLRKHMTKFHRDYVPCKIMLEKDTLQFHNQGTQVEHAVSILTADMQEQESTGPQELETVVVTGETMEVLEAVAATEECPSVSTLSDQSIMQVVNYVLAQQQGQKLSEVAEAIQTVEVEVAHMPEAE; encoded by the exons ATGTCAAGCGAGGAAAGCTATCGGGCCATCCTGCGCTATTTGACGAACGAACGTGAGCCTTATGCACCGGGCACCGAGGGCAATGTCAAGCGTAAAATCCGCAAGGCCGCCGCCTGCTACGTGGTGCGCGGCGGGACTCTGTACTACCAGCGGCGCCAGCGGCACCGCAAGACCTTTGCGGAGCTGGAAGTCGTGCTGCAGCCGGAGCGGCGCCAGGGCCTCATAGAGGCGGCACACCTGGGCCCCGGAGGCACTCACCACACCCGGCATCAGACCTGGCACGACCTGTCCAAGACGTACTGGTGGCGAG GTATACTAAAGCAAGTTAAAGACTATATAAAGCAGtgtagcaagtgccaggagaagCTTGATCGCTCCCGTCCCATATCAGATGCTTCAGAAATGTTGGAAGAATTGGGATTGGACCTTGAATCTGGAGAAGAAAGTAATGAATCAGAGGATGACCTGAGCAACTTCACTTCACCTCCAACCACAGCCTCCAAGTCTTCAAAAAAGAAGCCAGTGTCTAAACATGAACTTGTATTT GTTGACACCAAAGGAGTGGTTAAACGTTCTTCTCCAAAACATTGCCAGGCAGTTTTGAAACAGCTAAATGAACAGAGACTTTCCAACCAGTTCTGTGACGTTACCTTGTTAATTGAAGGAGAAGAGTACAAAGCTCATAAGTCTGTCCTGTCAGCAAACAGTGAATATTTTCGAGATCTTTTTATTGAGAAGGGAGCTGTTTCTAGTCATGAAGCAGTCGTGGATCTTTCTG GCTTTTGTAAATCAAGCTTCCTTCCTTTGCTGGAATTTGCCTATACCTCTGTACTAAGTTTTGACTTTTGTAGCATGGCTGATGTAGCTGTCTTAGCTCGCCATCTTTTTATGTCAGAAGTTTTAGAAATCTGTGAAAGTGTACATAAACTAATGGAAGAAAAGCAACTCACAGTGTATAAGAAAGGTGAAGTACAAACGGTCGCAGCTACTCAGGACTTACCAGCACACAATGGAACTACAGAACCAACAGTGACTAGGAATGAAGCAACCACAACTTTGTCAAGTGAGCTTGGGCATTGTGAAATTGTACTGCTGGTGAATGGAGAATTGCCAGAAACAGAACAGAATGGGGAGCCAGCACAGCAACCTGTGGCTCCAGTTTCTCCAGAGGCTGAAGCTAGTGTGTCCCCTGTAGAGTGTATAACTGATCCCCATTCTGAAATGGAAACTGCTAGCTTAGCAACAAATACCAATCAAACAGAGATAGAGACTGCAATCATCGGAGAAGATGGCCCAGTTGCTAATGTTCATCCTAATATTTCAAAAGAGAATGTAATCAGTATTTCTCAAGAGGACAGTGATATGGGAAATAACACATTGCCTGAGGACATCGGTGCCAAAGACTTCCCAGATCATAGTCAGAGCCCTGACCAACCTTTAAAAGAGCAGGAAACTCTAATTGAAGCCACAGAAAAGACAGACTCAGGCCCAGAAGATGATACTTACAGAAGTAGGCTTAGGCAGCGATCTGTTAATGAAGGTGGCTACATTAGACTACACAAAGGCATGGAGAAAAAGTTACAGAAGCGGAAAGCCATTTCTAAGTCGGCAGTTCAACAG GTGGCCCAGAAATTAgttcaaagggggaaaaagatgAAACAACCCAAAAGGGATGCTAAGGAGAACCCTGAAGAAACATCTCATAAATGTGGGGAGTGTGGAATGATTTTTCAAAGACGGTATGCCTTTATAATGCATACATTGAAACATGAAAGAGCTAGAGATTACAAATGTCCG ctatGTAAAAAACAGTTTCAGTATAGTGCCTCATTACGAGCACACCTTATTCGACATACGAGAAAAGATGCACCCACTTCATCTTCATCCAATTCCACATCTAATGAGGCATCAGGAGCATCATCTGAGAAGGGAAGAACCAAAAGAGAATTTATATGCTCTATATGTGGAAGGACATTACCTAAATTATACTCTCTCCGAATACATATGCTAAAGCACACAGGTGTAAAGCCACATGCCTGCCAG GTCTGTGGAAAAACTTTCATCTATAAGCATGGTCTAAAATTGCATCAAAGTCTCCATCAATCACAAAAGCAGTTCCAGTGTGAACTGTGTGTCAAGTCATTTGTTACCAAACGGAGTCTTCAGGAACATATGAGTATTCACACag GAGAGTCCAAGTACTTTTGCTCAGTTTGTGGAAAGTCTTTTCACAGGGGCTCCGGACTTAGCAAGCACCTTAAGAAGCACCAGCCAAAGCCTGAAGTTCGAGGCTATCATTGTACACA ATGTGAAAAGAGTTTCTTTGAAGCTAGAGACCTTCGCCAGCATATGAATAAACATCTTGGTGTGAAGCCATTTCAGTGCCAATTTTGTGACAAGTGCTACAGTTGGAAGAAAGATTGGTATTCCCATGTGAAGTCCCACTCGGTCACGGAGCCATACAG GTGTAATATATGCGGCAAAGAATTTTATGAAAAAGCTTTATTCAGAAGACATGTAAAGAAAGCCACccatgggaagaaaggaagagcaaAGCAAAACCTGGAACGGGTGTGCGATCAGTGTGGAAGAAAATTCACTCAGCTGAGAGAATATAGGAGACACATGAACAACCATGAAG gagtTAAGCCCTTCGAATGCTTAACATGTGGAGTAGCTTGGGCTGATGCCAGATCACTAAAACGGCATGTCAGAACACATACTGGTGAACGGCCctatgtgtgtcctgtgtgtagTGAAGCTTACATAGATGCTCGAACACTTCGTAAGCATATGACTAAATTCCACAGAGACTATGTGCCTTGCAAAATCATGCTGGAGAAAGACACTCTGCAGTTTCATAACCAAGGAACTCAAGTGGAACATGCTGTCAGCATCTTAACTGCAGACATGCAAGAACAAGAAAGCACTGGGCCTCAAGAGCTTGAGACTGTGGTGGTGACAGGAGAAACCATGGAAGTTCTTGAAGCGGTCGCAGCTACTGAAGAGTGTCCATCAGTATCTACGCTCTCTGACCAAAGTATTATGCAAGTGGTTAACTATGTGCTGGCACAGCAGCAAGGGCAGAAGCTGTCTGAGGTTGCAGAAGCCATTCAGACTGTTGAAGTCGAAGTGGCACATATGCCGGAAGCAGAGTGA